One region of Novipirellula artificiosorum genomic DNA includes:
- a CDS encoding DUF3427 domain-containing protein, producing MSLAEADKRLRDNSVVVDDLRCVLEYRLKHSPLIANRSATAFEPLAIHAAYTRDEILVALGHWNFNDRPSQREGVLHLKDRQHDVFFVTLQKTEDEYSPTTMYEDYLISHNQFHWQSQSNTSEQSPTGQRYIRHREKGYTPLLFVRESKNLPSGLSSPYHFLGPCRYLSHTGSRPISIIWELEYPVPTRLLRTMARQIAV from the coding sequence ATGTCACTCGCCGAGGCGGACAAAAGACTGCGAGACAATTCGGTCGTTGTCGATGACCTGCGGTGCGTGTTGGAATACCGATTGAAGCACTCACCATTGATTGCAAATCGAAGCGCAACGGCGTTCGAGCCTTTGGCCATTCACGCTGCCTACACGCGGGACGAAATCTTGGTGGCGCTCGGGCACTGGAATTTCAATGACCGGCCAAGTCAGCGTGAGGGTGTGTTGCATCTGAAGGATCGTCAACACGATGTCTTCTTTGTGACGCTGCAGAAAACCGAGGATGAGTATTCGCCAACGACGATGTATGAAGACTATCTGATCTCGCACAATCAATTTCATTGGCAGTCACAGAGCAATACGTCCGAGCAATCACCGACTGGCCAACGCTACATCCGTCACCGTGAAAAGGGCTACACGCCGTTGCTATTCGTACGCGAGTCGAAGAATCTGCCGTCTGGGCTTTCGTCGCCATACCACTTCCTTGGACCGTGCCGTTACTTGAGTCACACAGGTAGTCGCCCCATCAGCATTATCTGGGAACTCGAATATCCAGTTCCAACGCGTTTGCTTCGCACGATGGCCCGACAGATAGCGGTCTAA
- a CDS encoding DEAD/DEAH box helicase family protein translates to MADSPFLDIDAKNWIASNSESFAFFDRFPVSAGHTLIVTRRVVPTWFDATASEQASMIELVSTVKEILDQSLQLKPDGYNVGFNSGDAAGQTVPHVHVHVIPRYTGDVEDPTGGVRFVIPSKANYLMDSHYPTPSTKPLAGPFLTTGHPHSSLWDQLSWRIAGAKTIDVLVSFVQSSGLDVIQQRLFDAIRNDARARILVSDYLYISDPRAIRRLLAWCELATEEFGSERLLVRLIETAKLPSKPASFHPKAWRIAEDQRDFISVGSSNLSKPALQTGIEWNLLSEVGVADTSHSQVATEFESLWKVGTPLTVDVVNQYADRAAEYREANFEPESIDEQETPSPRPWQIDALASLKRIREAGHSRALVAVATGMGKTWLAAFDACQFGETIKRRPRVLVIAHRAHILSQAESAISRMLDDRFAPGSTAWYIGNRSELVGDLVIASIQKLSRPEGLRRLTADHFDYVVMDEVHHAEAPSYRRVLAKLQCDFTLGLTATPERTDGVDVATIFDDNLAHQATIGDGIAEESLVPFHYVGIKDTVDFRQIPWRNGRFDIAELEDRVARSERMDCLWSAMEQHPADRTLLFCCSRRHAVFARDWLRSRGLSSAAVFSGEGSDSYGDSLQRLRSGELQTLCVVDMFNEGLDIPAVDRIVMLRPTESKIIFLQQLGRGLRASEGKTRLLVIDFVGNHRVFAQRIIHLLSLRGPIDQWKTLKRWLDGKPVELPDGCLLDVELDAKDMLKQFLPQGRAAGIEGYRAIRDDLGRRPTALEVFSKGFLPKAISAGAGGWFTFTHKEGDLTQPEANVAEKYGEWLKTVETTSLNKSYKMVVLRVLLDNEGLFSSVDLYDFSKQCRRFMLNHEVLCRDLVGENHAVDHKDASDQEWADWWIRWPISRWLATQNGKVWFKREGDQFHCRIDCSNHLKSTLEAMTAELVDWRLAAYSKNRRLVEPEQSQNSFDGKVSHSSGKPILFIPEKARMPGRPVGPTRVRLPGGDEWEFKFMRVACNVAKPKCEKKNQLGKLLKDWFGPNAGLPGTDFHVRFESQDGVWQVSPIGIETDRTTAPKPEATELEITEDSELIIEISVPKSAQYSTHVPVYELTAAAGDWGPQSIPEDIGWISVSNQRLSEGMFAAQVVGHSMEPKIPSGSYCLFRPCPAGTREGRMLLVQANTLADPEDGGRYTVKRYHSTKQVTEEGWRQNTIELQPLNSDYQPIQITEENADEVRIIGEFVCLVANHDHS, encoded by the coding sequence ATGGCGGATTCTCCCTTTCTTGATATCGATGCGAAAAACTGGATTGCATCCAATTCCGAATCGTTCGCCTTCTTTGATCGATTTCCAGTGTCCGCAGGCCACACGCTGATTGTCACACGGCGAGTGGTTCCAACTTGGTTCGATGCGACTGCATCGGAGCAAGCGTCGATGATAGAACTTGTTAGCACCGTCAAAGAAATCCTTGATCAATCACTCCAGCTTAAGCCAGACGGCTATAACGTCGGCTTTAACTCAGGAGATGCCGCAGGGCAAACGGTTCCCCACGTACACGTGCATGTGATTCCTCGATACACAGGCGATGTTGAAGATCCAACGGGCGGTGTCCGTTTTGTAATACCGAGCAAAGCAAACTACTTAATGGATTCTCACTATCCTACTCCGTCAACGAAACCGCTAGCTGGCCCATTTCTAACGACCGGACACCCCCACTCTTCTTTATGGGACCAGTTGTCGTGGCGAATCGCAGGTGCAAAGACGATTGACGTTTTGGTGTCGTTCGTCCAATCTTCAGGGCTGGATGTAATACAACAGCGATTGTTCGACGCCATTCGCAACGATGCTCGTGCCCGGATACTGGTTAGCGATTACCTCTACATTTCAGACCCTCGCGCAATTCGTCGACTGTTGGCTTGGTGTGAGCTGGCGACGGAAGAGTTTGGCTCCGAACGGTTATTGGTTCGATTGATCGAAACGGCAAAGCTACCATCGAAGCCAGCATCGTTTCATCCGAAAGCGTGGCGGATTGCAGAGGACCAACGCGACTTTATTTCCGTCGGTAGTAGCAATCTCTCAAAACCAGCTTTGCAAACGGGCATTGAATGGAACCTGCTTTCGGAAGTGGGCGTTGCGGATACGTCTCACTCCCAAGTTGCCACTGAGTTCGAATCTCTTTGGAAGGTCGGAACGCCTTTGACGGTTGATGTGGTCAATCAGTATGCCGATCGAGCGGCAGAGTATCGTGAGGCGAATTTCGAGCCTGAATCGATCGATGAACAGGAAACTCCATCGCCGCGACCTTGGCAGATCGACGCACTCGCCTCATTAAAGCGTATTCGAGAAGCTGGACACTCGCGAGCATTGGTAGCCGTGGCCACCGGGATGGGCAAGACTTGGCTCGCGGCATTCGACGCCTGCCAGTTCGGCGAAACGATCAAACGACGCCCACGTGTTCTCGTCATTGCCCACCGCGCGCACATTCTTTCGCAAGCCGAATCCGCTATCTCACGGATGCTTGACGACCGTTTCGCTCCTGGTTCTACGGCGTGGTACATCGGCAACCGAAGCGAGTTGGTGGGCGACCTGGTGATTGCTTCGATACAGAAGCTGTCACGCCCTGAAGGGCTGCGGCGTCTAACGGCAGATCATTTCGATTATGTCGTCATGGACGAAGTGCATCACGCGGAAGCACCAAGTTACCGCCGTGTCTTAGCCAAGCTCCAATGCGACTTCACTCTTGGCTTGACGGCCACGCCCGAACGGACCGATGGAGTCGATGTTGCGACGATCTTTGATGACAACTTGGCTCATCAAGCAACCATCGGCGACGGCATCGCGGAAGAGTCGCTTGTTCCGTTCCACTATGTCGGCATCAAAGACACCGTTGACTTTCGACAGATCCCTTGGCGAAACGGACGGTTCGACATTGCCGAACTGGAAGACCGTGTTGCTCGCAGCGAGCGAATGGATTGTCTTTGGTCCGCAATGGAACAACACCCGGCTGACCGAACACTCCTGTTTTGCTGCTCACGACGACATGCGGTCTTTGCCAGAGATTGGCTTCGATCGCGAGGACTCTCTTCCGCAGCGGTCTTCTCAGGCGAAGGAAGCGACAGCTATGGCGATTCGCTTCAACGATTGCGCAGTGGAGAGTTGCAAACGCTTTGCGTCGTCGACATGTTTAACGAGGGCCTCGACATTCCCGCCGTCGATCGCATCGTGATGCTACGGCCGACAGAATCCAAGATCATTTTCCTTCAACAACTTGGTCGCGGTTTGCGTGCGTCGGAAGGGAAGACGCGACTACTCGTCATTGACTTTGTCGGCAACCACCGTGTGTTTGCACAAAGAATCATTCACCTACTTTCGCTTCGCGGACCAATCGATCAGTGGAAGACATTGAAACGCTGGCTCGACGGTAAGCCAGTTGAGCTTCCCGACGGGTGCTTGCTCGATGTCGAACTCGATGCGAAGGACATGCTGAAGCAGTTTTTACCGCAAGGCCGAGCTGCTGGCATCGAAGGCTATCGAGCGATCCGCGATGATCTTGGACGACGCCCTACTGCACTCGAAGTGTTCAGTAAGGGCTTCCTTCCGAAAGCGATCTCGGCCGGTGCCGGCGGTTGGTTCACGTTCACACACAAGGAGGGTGATCTGACGCAGCCGGAAGCCAACGTTGCGGAGAAGTATGGCGAATGGCTCAAAACGGTTGAAACAACCAGCCTCAATAAGTCTTACAAAATGGTCGTTCTGCGAGTACTGCTAGACAACGAAGGGCTCTTCTCGAGCGTTGACCTTTACGACTTTTCGAAGCAGTGCCGACGATTCATGCTAAATCATGAAGTATTGTGTCGCGATCTTGTGGGCGAAAACCATGCGGTTGATCACAAAGACGCCAGCGACCAAGAGTGGGCCGATTGGTGGATCAGGTGGCCAATCAGCCGATGGTTGGCCACCCAAAACGGAAAAGTGTGGTTCAAACGAGAAGGCGATCAGTTTCATTGTAGAATTGATTGTTCTAACCATTTGAAGTCGACACTCGAAGCAATGACGGCGGAGCTAGTCGATTGGCGATTGGCTGCCTATTCCAAGAATCGACGGCTTGTTGAACCTGAGCAAAGCCAAAACAGTTTTGACGGAAAGGTCTCACACTCAAGCGGCAAACCAATTCTATTCATTCCTGAAAAAGCCAGGATGCCCGGTCGCCCAGTTGGCCCAACCAGAGTGCGATTGCCTGGCGGCGACGAGTGGGAATTCAAGTTTATGAGAGTTGCGTGCAATGTTGCGAAACCGAAATGCGAGAAAAAGAATCAACTTGGCAAGCTATTGAAGGATTGGTTCGGCCCAAATGCTGGTTTGCCCGGGACCGACTTCCATGTTCGTTTCGAATCGCAAGATGGCGTTTGGCAAGTTTCGCCCATAGGAATCGAAACCGACCGTACGACAGCGCCAAAACCCGAAGCGACGGAACTTGAGATTACCGAAGATAGTGAGCTCATCATTGAAATCAGCGTACCAAAGTCGGCTCAATATTCAACGCACGTCCCGGTCTACGAGCTAACGGCAGCCGCCGGCGATTGGGGGCCGCAAAGCATTCCTGAGGATATCGGATGGATCTCCGTGTCTAATCAACGGTTGTCCGAAGGCATGTTCGCAGCGCAGGTTGTAGGACATTCAATGGAACCCAAGATCCCATCCGGGTCCTATTGTCTCTTCCGACCCTGCCCCGCTGGAACGCGAGAAGGCCGCATGTTGCTGGTCCAAGCCAACACGCTAGCCGACCCTGAAGACGGAGGACGGTACACCGTCAAGCGGTATCACTCCACCAAACAAGTCACCGAAGAGGGCTGGCGACAGAATACGATCGAGCTACAACCACTCAACAGCGATTATCAGCCAATTCAAATCACGGAAGAAAACGCCGATGAAGTCCGAATCATCGGTGAATTCGTCTGTTTGGTTGCAAACCACGATCATAGTTAG
- a CDS encoding cyclic-phosphate processing receiver domain-containing protein, whose product MIAGQGIGEGECKNSQFGSVSSMRSIRAVGGSGDELEWQDGIKHNCLRMRVMKVYLDDERQTPDGWVRVYWPDEAIELLKTGAVTDISLDHDLGDDKRGTGYDVVLWIEEQVALHGFVPPTMMVHSANVSARTKMENGIRAIEAMVRRRDG is encoded by the coding sequence ATGATTGCTGGGCAAGGAATTGGCGAAGGGGAATGCAAGAACAGTCAATTCGGATCTGTCTCGTCGATGCGAAGCATCCGGGCTGTTGGCGGATCAGGTGATGAATTGGAGTGGCAAGATGGCATTAAGCACAATTGCCTAAGGATGCGGGTAATGAAAGTCTATCTTGATGACGAACGTCAAACACCCGATGGCTGGGTCCGTGTTTATTGGCCGGATGAGGCAATCGAGTTATTGAAAACCGGGGCGGTCACCGACATCAGCCTGGATCACGACCTCGGGGATGATAAGCGTGGCACGGGATACGATGTCGTCCTTTGGATCGAAGAACAGGTCGCGTTGCACGGCTTTGTTCCGCCGACGATGATGGTGCATTCGGCCAATGTGTCAGCAAGGACGAAGATGGAAAATGGAATCCGGGCGATCGAGGCAATGGTGAGGAGACGTGATGGGTGA
- a CDS encoding TIGR02452 family protein, whose protein sequence is MTKLRFTECVDSPELAQRHRRVLEIRYEIAESLGRSALEAIDHGEYLADDWMVDWSAEIKAAEAAKVSIPPDASLPDATQRSQDDRHAETLVTVANETTLAAAHALVAEGHRPLALNFANGVQPGGGFLWGATAQEEALCRSSALFATLRDDPMYDFHRDNDPAASSDWAILSPNVPVFRDDAGVELVEPWLLSFLTCAAPYAPGIGQMESATLLRLRIHRVLAIAQAYGYETLVLGAWGCGAFGNDALQTAKDFRNALANNFAGSFTRVIFAVTDWSDERRCLGPFRDVFSEAWRSGTTRLTI, encoded by the coding sequence ATGACTAAGTTGCGTTTCACAGAATGTGTTGATTCTCCTGAATTGGCTCAGCGTCATCGACGTGTTCTTGAAATACGTTATGAGATCGCGGAGTCGCTTGGGCGATCTGCACTTGAGGCAATTGACCATGGCGAATATCTGGCCGATGACTGGATGGTCGATTGGTCTGCGGAAATCAAGGCGGCCGAAGCGGCGAAGGTGTCCATTCCACCCGATGCCAGTCTGCCAGATGCGACCCAGCGGTCTCAAGACGACAGGCACGCTGAGACTTTGGTGACGGTCGCCAACGAAACGACTCTCGCCGCAGCCCATGCTCTGGTTGCAGAAGGACACCGCCCCTTGGCTCTCAATTTCGCAAACGGAGTGCAGCCTGGCGGTGGTTTTCTATGGGGCGCGACCGCTCAAGAAGAGGCGTTGTGTCGAAGTAGTGCTTTGTTCGCAACGTTGCGTGATGATCCGATGTACGACTTTCACCGCGACAATGATCCGGCTGCTTCAAGCGACTGGGCGATCCTCTCTCCCAACGTACCGGTGTTTCGTGATGATGCGGGGGTGGAGCTGGTTGAGCCATGGCTGCTCAGCTTTCTTACCTGTGCAGCGCCGTATGCGCCGGGGATTGGCCAAATGGAGTCGGCGACACTGCTGCGGTTGCGAATTCATCGTGTCCTTGCGATCGCTCAGGCGTATGGCTACGAAACGCTCGTGCTTGGAGCGTGGGGATGCGGTGCCTTTGGCAATGACGCACTACAGACGGCCAAAGACTTTCGAAATGCACTTGCAAATAACTTTGCTGGATCCTTTACTCGTGTCATCTTTGCTGTTACCGATTGGTCCGACGAACGAAGATGCTTGGGGCCATTTCGCGACGTCTTTTCGGAAGCCTGGCGCTCTGGGACAACACGATTAACTATTTAG
- a CDS encoding rhodanese-like domain-containing protein: MSLGKLIIGLCNAGFGAIEVVHRCLGRPEVRTITTSDLHSAMNSDRTPPVLVDVRSDSEVAVSRIPGAITQQEYEKEAESLAGRHVVTYCTVGGRSYLYARKLVAAGVDATNYRDSILGWCRDGLPLESPDKQPTKAVHPYWRIFRVPDQYDVKT, from the coding sequence ATGTCACTTGGCAAATTGATCATCGGGCTTTGTAACGCTGGTTTTGGGGCGATTGAGGTGGTTCACCGATGTCTTGGGAGGCCAGAGGTTAGGACGATCACGACGTCGGATCTTCATTCTGCGATGAATTCTGATCGCACGCCTCCGGTGCTGGTTGATGTTCGCAGCGATTCAGAGGTGGCGGTGTCTCGAATTCCCGGTGCCATCACGCAACAGGAATACGAGAAAGAGGCGGAATCGCTAGCGGGTCGGCATGTTGTCACGTACTGCACGGTAGGCGGACGCAGTTATCTGTATGCTCGGAAACTTGTTGCCGCCGGCGTCGATGCGACGAACTATCGTGACAGTATTCTGGGTTGGTGCCGCGATGGGCTGCCGCTTGAGTCACCCGACAAACAGCCAACCAAAGCCGTGCATCCTTACTGGCGGATCTTTCGTGTTCCGGATCAGTACGACGTGAAGACCTGA
- a CDS encoding recombinase family protein, producing the protein MDNWWEIGVPDPDAPALVRAVAYYRHSAQDRQENSIPIQQDQVRAWALEHGVEIIREFCDAGRSGLNSEGRPAFTEMMEEWIAKRDDFEYVLCLDVSRWGRFQDIDLSAQFSAICKKNGKQVIYTTIGKPKENDPLYPVYVQFERFRAAQYSRELSDKVWRGCVKIAEQGYLAGGPPPYGLSRLLLDEKREPLHVLEAGQHKGIQNQRVTLVEGTPEEVAVIRRIFDEFVDRGHSEYKIAEGLNNDGIPSPSGGRWGAGSVIARLRKEKYAGTMVYNQTSGKLKTPKHPNPPEQWVRTPEAFTGVNGRSKRLSTRFVIVIAVASVCCEPIVTIALCTRPANTGLEGGRRPVKRLVSRNPYVNSIQPMKCN; encoded by the coding sequence TTGGATAACTGGTGGGAAATCGGTGTGCCCGATCCGGATGCGCCTGCGCTCGTTCGAGCGGTGGCGTATTACCGGCACTCGGCACAAGACCGACAGGAAAACTCGATACCGATTCAACAGGATCAGGTTCGAGCGTGGGCGCTAGAACATGGCGTCGAAATCATCCGTGAGTTCTGTGACGCGGGACGATCGGGGCTGAACTCCGAAGGACGACCGGCGTTCACGGAGATGATGGAGGAGTGGATCGCTAAACGCGATGACTTTGAATATGTCCTGTGTTTAGACGTTAGTCGTTGGGGGCGTTTTCAAGACATTGACTTGTCAGCCCAGTTCTCGGCGATCTGCAAGAAGAACGGTAAGCAGGTTATCTACACGACGATTGGCAAGCCGAAAGAGAACGATCCGCTCTATCCGGTTTACGTCCAGTTCGAGCGGTTCCGCGCTGCTCAGTACAGTCGCGAATTGAGTGACAAGGTTTGGCGCGGCTGCGTAAAAATAGCCGAGCAAGGTTACCTTGCCGGCGGTCCGCCGCCATACGGTTTGTCGCGGCTATTGCTCGATGAGAAGCGCGAACCGCTGCATGTGCTGGAGGCTGGTCAACACAAGGGCATCCAAAACCAACGGGTGACGTTGGTCGAAGGAACGCCGGAAGAGGTCGCGGTGATTCGCCGGATCTTTGACGAATTCGTCGATAGGGGGCACTCGGAATACAAGATTGCCGAGGGACTCAACAACGACGGGATTCCTTCGCCGAGCGGCGGGCGATGGGGAGCTGGGAGCGTGATCGCTCGACTGCGAAAAGAGAAGTACGCCGGCACGATGGTTTACAACCAAACCTCCGGAAAACTGAAAACGCCAAAGCATCCAAACCCGCCGGAGCAATGGGTTCGGACACCGGAAGCATTTACCGGCGTCAATGGTCGAAGCAAGCGGTTGTCCACGCGATTCGTGATCGTCATCGCCGTGGCCAGTGTTTGTTGCGAACCAATCGTGACGATCGCGCTCTGTACGAGGCCGGCAAACACTGGTTTGGAAGGTGGACGGCGGCCCGTGAAGCGGCTGGTTTCCCGAAACCCATACGTAAATTCTATACAGCCGATGAAGTGCAACTGA
- a CDS encoding FAD-dependent oxidoreductase, giving the protein MNDNDKQTDRRNFIQQSFLGTAGAGLAITSTTDVMIAAEPGVTDVNVTNEVDVLVVGGGTAGTVAAIQSGRAGAKTMLLERNHQLGGTTTTGGVAFPGLFDAWGKQIIAGIGWELVKDSVELDGGTFPNFAKVPERHWHNQIHVNQFLYAILAEEKCEQAGVRIAYHEFPLAIGKTAAGWLVDCVGFGTRRRVLCKQLIDCTGGAEVVGMLKLPRLREEETQPGSMLLQLGEANNPGRDRLDAIYIHGADSSNSRTVTEACLTGRKAVLAKVRNDKKRLMHLQPEPGFRESYRIEGETVITVNDYTSGRLFEDAVSNAFYPVDLHSKSGVQPKPLKPSTVPTIPLRALVPKGSRNIIVAGRCVSSDRLANSGLRVQASCMGMGQAAGVAASLAAKSGTTPLEVPIAEIHKLLREHSAIVPSQA; this is encoded by the coding sequence ATGAACGATAACGACAAGCAAACAGACAGACGCAATTTTATTCAACAGTCCTTTCTCGGTACGGCGGGAGCGGGACTTGCGATCACTTCGACAACCGATGTTATGATTGCCGCCGAACCCGGCGTGACTGATGTTAATGTTACGAATGAAGTGGACGTGTTGGTGGTCGGCGGCGGCACTGCGGGAACGGTGGCGGCGATTCAGTCGGGGCGGGCCGGCGCGAAAACGATGCTCCTGGAACGCAACCACCAACTTGGTGGTACCACGACGACCGGTGGTGTCGCTTTCCCGGGCCTTTTTGATGCCTGGGGCAAGCAGATCATTGCGGGAATTGGCTGGGAGTTAGTCAAGGATAGCGTTGAACTCGACGGCGGGACGTTTCCCAACTTTGCGAAGGTCCCGGAGCGTCACTGGCATAATCAGATACACGTCAATCAGTTCCTCTACGCCATACTTGCGGAGGAGAAGTGCGAGCAGGCAGGCGTCCGGATTGCGTATCACGAGTTTCCGCTGGCGATTGGAAAGACAGCCGCTGGCTGGCTAGTCGACTGCGTGGGATTCGGCACCCGGCGACGGGTGCTCTGCAAGCAGCTCATTGACTGCACCGGTGGAGCAGAGGTGGTCGGTATGCTCAAGTTGCCACGGCTTCGTGAAGAGGAAACCCAGCCGGGCTCTATGCTGTTGCAACTGGGAGAGGCTAACAATCCCGGACGCGATCGGCTGGATGCGATCTACATTCATGGCGCCGATTCGTCGAACTCCCGCACAGTTACGGAAGCCTGTCTGACCGGTCGGAAGGCCGTCCTTGCAAAGGTCCGCAATGATAAGAAACGACTGATGCATCTGCAGCCGGAACCTGGCTTTCGCGAGAGTTACCGCATCGAAGGCGAGACCGTGATCACTGTGAACGACTACACATCTGGGCGGCTTTTTGAGGATGCCGTTTCTAACGCCTTCTATCCAGTCGACCTTCATTCTAAAAGCGGTGTTCAACCTAAACCGCTCAAACCCAGCACCGTGCCCACGATCCCGTTACGCGCGCTGGTCCCGAAAGGTAGCCGCAACATCATCGTTGCAGGACGTTGTGTTAGCAGTGATCGACTGGCCAATTCCGGACTCAGGGTGCAGGCTTCTTGCATGGGCATGGGGCAGGCTGCTGGCGTGGCCGCCTCGCTTGCTGCAAAGAGCGGAACGACGCCTCTGGAAGTACCGATCGCCGAAATTCACAAGCTGCTTCGCGAACACAGTGCCATCGTTCCGAGTCAGGCGTAG
- a CDS encoding PQQ-binding-like beta-propeller repeat protein: protein MSKRRRHVFVLCALSIILGSGTNARVLAADRPNTVNSDAHATGIIPSPEPDWPSFRGRYRDGITDETGLLEKWPGGGPRLVWSVDNLGHGWSSPIIVGPRIYVTGDVDDKLVVYALDREGNLQWETTNGDSWDGPYPGSRASCTYSDGKLYLLNAHGRLACLDASSGKELWAEQMLQRFGAANIRWALSESVVVDGDNVIVTVGGPRTLVVALNKHTGDVTWQSKPIGDEATSYCSPLFFTWRGKRLIAGCSAAHAFGVDVDSGQIVWTVPMPNPYGVNTATPVYHDDRIYCVNARADDGRQFDLTQRSADGTPSLTWSVPLDTVTGCNVLVDGVLYGAGYAKHKWLFAVDWESGKVLHERKDVITSASVYAEGKLFTWEIDGTVTLLKLTPDGPEITGRVKLVEKRVMDAWTHPVLLDGHLYLRYHDQLWCYDVRAHCDS, encoded by the coding sequence ATGAGTAAACGCCGTCGTCACGTTTTTGTATTGTGTGCCCTAAGCATTATTCTGGGGAGCGGAACGAACGCGCGGGTGCTGGCTGCTGACAGGCCAAACACGGTGAACAGCGATGCGCATGCTACGGGTATCATCCCGTCACCGGAACCTGATTGGCCGTCTTTTCGTGGACGCTACCGTGACGGCATTACGGACGAAACTGGCTTGCTTGAGAAATGGCCTGGGGGCGGTCCAAGACTCGTTTGGAGTGTTGACAACCTCGGACATGGTTGGTCATCGCCGATTATTGTTGGTCCACGAATCTACGTTACAGGCGACGTTGACGATAAGTTGGTCGTGTATGCACTCGATCGTGAGGGCAACCTGCAATGGGAGACGACCAACGGCGATTCTTGGGACGGGCCCTATCCCGGATCGCGGGCATCATGCACCTACTCCGATGGCAAACTCTATCTGCTGAACGCTCACGGTCGACTTGCTTGCCTTGACGCTTCGTCTGGCAAGGAGTTATGGGCTGAGCAAATGCTCCAGCGTTTTGGAGCAGCGAATATCCGCTGGGCTTTGAGCGAAAGTGTTGTCGTCGACGGCGACAACGTCATCGTGACCGTCGGCGGTCCACGGACATTGGTTGTAGCTTTAAACAAACACACGGGTGATGTTACCTGGCAGAGCAAACCGATTGGCGACGAAGCGACCTCTTATTGTTCGCCGCTGTTTTTCACCTGGCGCGGTAAGCGTCTCATCGCCGGTTGCTCTGCTGCGCACGCCTTTGGCGTTGATGTGGACTCCGGACAGATCGTGTGGACTGTCCCCATGCCCAATCCGTATGGGGTCAACACAGCGACGCCGGTTTACCACGATGATCGGATTTACTGTGTTAATGCCCGTGCCGATGACGGACGGCAATTCGATTTGACGCAACGGAGCGCCGATGGAACTCCCTCGCTGACGTGGTCAGTTCCACTCGACACGGTTACTGGATGCAACGTTCTTGTCGACGGGGTGCTCTACGGTGCTGGCTACGCCAAACACAAATGGCTCTTTGCAGTCGACTGGGAATCGGGCAAGGTGCTACATGAACGAAAGGATGTGATCACCAGTGCGTCGGTCTACGCTGAAGGCAAGCTGTTTACATGGGAAATCGATGGCACAGTGACTCTGCTAAAACTAACGCCTGATGGCCCCGAGATCACGGGACGAGTGAAGCTTGTTGAGAAACGGGTTATGGATGCGTGGACTCATCCGGTCCTGCTGGACGGTCACCTGTACCTGCGATATCACGATCAGTTGTGGTGCTATGACGTGCGAGCCCATTGCGACTCTTAA